In Glycine max cultivar Williams 82 chromosome 7, Glycine_max_v4.0, whole genome shotgun sequence, a single window of DNA contains:
- the LOC112997598 gene encoding extra-large guanine nucleotide-binding protein 1, whose product MASLVRKLRPSSVPTVTVETEDSLSSYEYSLAVVYNGPPLSYSIPEIPAFKIDQIPIATIASLSHDDVSVPVIQPLGKSLHKRKQNHWVTDSVVLSSLDSCAVDSPPAPDGVDGDMHKSSPDTLEFPDDRDGTFLHTTSDTTESGPGSVTTSLFAPSDEICSFREEEQTPSPTPKHVKRVSAVTFCDPESNYMVETDSDEFGDSQVESVPVMERAVRPGKKGSCYRCLKGNRLTPKEVCIVCSAKYCRSCVVRAMGSMPEGRKCVTCIGYRIYERNRSKLGKCSRMMKLLLSELTVTQVMDDERSCEANQIPPELVCVNLQPLNREQLKLLLNCRNPPKQLKPGSYWYDKASGFWGKDGQPPSQIISPQLDVGGRLHKNASNGNTNVIINDREITQKERLILQLAGVPCEGTPNFWVNADGSYREEGQRNDRGCIWDKRVARLACAILSLPVPSKSVALSCEGETANTDSVHRKILHKFLLVGSVNSGACTIFKQAKLLYNDPFSENELQNIKSVIQSNLFTYLGILLEGRAHFEEESLLENRKRRSVDESTSSGNIGSDDVETTLYSIGSRLKAFSDWLLKYMVSGNLDTIFPAATREYGPMVEGLWKDKAIQATYDRRNELKMLPRSANYFLDRAVEISKTDYEPSDTDILYAEGISLSNSLTSMEFCFPKSNSEDSLFPEYQHESSLRYQLIRVHPKSLGENCKWLEMFEETDVVMFSVALSDYDEYTTDSKGVSTNKMLVAKNLFENIISHRSFHNKKFLLVLTKFDLLEEKIEHIPLAQCEWFSDFQPFISPNQKKGCSNGNNNSSLAQCAFQYIAVKFKRLFLSITGRILFVSLVNGLEPDTIDEALRYGREVMEWEKWDPSIVTDPKSENTSTSIDEQSYLC is encoded by the exons ATGGCTTCTCTTGTGAGAAAGTTAAGGCCTTCTTCTGTGCCTACTGTTACTGTGGAAACTGAAGATAGCTTAAGCAGCTATGAGTACTCCCTTGCTGTGGTGTATAATGGCCCTCCTCTCAGTTACTCCATTCCTGAAATCCCTGCTTTCAAAATTGACCAAATCCCAATTGCAACCATTGCTTCTCTCTCTCATGATGACGTCTCAGTCCCAGTTATCCAACCTCTTGGCAAAAGTCTTCACAAAAGGAAGCAGAATCACTGGGTGACAGATTCTGTTGTCCTTTCAAGCTTGGACTCTTGTGCAGTAGATTCACCACCAGCACCAGACGGTGTTGATGGTGATATGCACAAGAGTAGTCCAGACACTTTGGAATTTCCTGATGATAGAGATGGCACTTTTCTTCACACAACTTCTGACACCACAGAATCAGGTCCAGGTTCGGTTACAACCTCTCTATTTGCCCCTTCTGATGAGATTTGTTCCTTCAGAGAGGAAGAGCAAACACCAAGTCCAACTCCAAAGCATGTGAAGCGTGTTTCTGCGGTGACCTTCTGTGATCCTGAGTCAAACTACATGGTGGAGACAGATAGTGATGAGTTTGGTGACTCTCAGGTTGAGAGTGTTCCAGTGATGGAACGTGCTGTGAGGCCTGGGAAGAAGGGTTCTTGCTATAGGTGCCTCAAGGGGAACCGTCTTACGCCAAAGGAGGTTTGCATTGTTTGTAGTGCAAAGTATTGTCGCAGCTGTGTGGTGAGGGCTATGGGGTCCATGCCAGAGGGAAGAAAATGTGTGACTTGCATTGGCTACAGAATTTATGAGAGAAATAGAAGCAAGCTGGGGAAGTGTTCTCGTATGATGAAATTGTTGCTGTCTGAGTTGACTGTGACTCAAGTCATGGATGATGAAAGGTCTTGTGAAGCAAATCAAATACCACCGGAGCTTGTTTGTGTCAACTTGCAACCTCTGAATAGGGAACAGCTTAAATTGCTCCTCAACTGTCGAAACCCACCAAAACAACTGAAGCCAGGATCCTATTGGTATGATAAAGCATCTGGATTTTGGGGAAAG GATGGCCAACCGCCTAGCCAGATAATCAGCCCCCAGCTTGATGTTGGGGGTCGCCTGCACAAAAATGCAAGCAATGGAAACACTAATGTGATTATAAATGATCGCGAGATTACGCAAAAAGAGCGATTGATACTGCAG TTGGCTGGAGTGCCGTGTGAGGGAACACCTAACTTTTGGGTGAATGCTGATGGATCATACAGGGAAGAGGGGCAGAGGAATGATAGGGGCTGTATATGGGATAAG CGTGTAGCAAGGTTGGCTTGTGCAATTTTGTCTTTGCCAGTCCCTTCAAAGTCTGTAGCTCTTTCTTGTGAAGGTGAAACAGCTAACACAGACAGCGTTCATcgaaaaatacttcacaaattTCTCCTTGTTGGTTCTGTCAATTCTGGTGCATGTACTATATTTAAACAG GCCAAGCTTCTGTATAATGATCCTTTCTCTGAAAATGAGCTCCAAAATATCAAGTCGGTGATCCAAAGTAACCTGTTTACCTACCTTGGTATACTGCTGGAGGGACGTGCACATTTCGAAGAAGAGAGTTTGTTGGAGAATAGGAAAAGAAGGTCTGTTGATGAATCTACATCATCAG GGAATATCGGCAGTGATGATGTTGAAACAACACTCTATTCCATTGGCTCACGATTGAAAGCTTTCTCAGATTGGCTACTCAAATACATGGTGTCAGGTAACCTGGATACAATATTTCCAGCTGCTACACGTGAATATGGACCAATGGTGGAGGGTTTGTGGAAGGATAAAGCCATTCAAGCAACATATGATAGGCGAAATGAACTAAAAATGCTACCCAGAAGTGCAAACTATTTTCTGGATCGT GCTGTTGAAATTTCCAAGACTGACTATGAGCCATCTGATACGGACATCTTGTACGCTGAGGGTATATCGTTATCCAACAGCCTCACTTCAATGGAATTTTGTTTTCCCAAGTCAAACAGTGAGGATTCTTTGTTTCCTGAGTATCAACATGAATCTTCTCTCAG ATACCAACTGATCAGAGTACATCCTAAAAGCCTTGGAGAAAACTGCAAGTGGTTGGAGATGTTTGAAGAGACCGATGTTGTAATGTTCTCAGTTGCCTTATCTGACTATGATGAGTACACTACAGACAGTAAAGGAGTTTCTACCAACAAAATGTTGGTAGCTAAgaatctctttgaaaacataatttCTCATCGAAGCTTCCATAACAAAAAATTTCTCCTAGTATTGACTAAATTTGATCTGCTTGAGGAGAAGATTGAACACATTCCTCTAGCACAATGTGAATGGTTTAGCGACTTCCAACCATTTATCAGTCCCAATCAGAAGAAAGGCTGTAGCAATGGCAATAATAACTCTTCATTAGCACAATGTGCTTTTCAATACATTGCTGTCAAGTTTAAGAGATTGTTCCTTTCCATCACTGGCCGAATTCTCTTTGTTTCACTGGTTAATGGATTGGAACCTGATACTATTGATGAAGCTCTCAGATATGGAAGGGAGGTTATGGAGTGGGAAAAATGGGATCCCTCTATTGTAACTGATCCAAAGTCCGAGAATACTTCAACAAGCATTGATGAGCAAAGTTACTTATGTTAA
- the LOC100802300 gene encoding extra-large guanine nucleotide-binding protein 1-like: MSAMVEGWKGELTKLREKVVMARKSLFSKGKEGSEEEERVVEKEAHKAIMAVQRDSTHETMSEATVCLLMDRFVPC, encoded by the coding sequence atgtctGCCATGGTAGAGGGGTGGAAGGGGGAGCTGACAAAGCTCAGAGAGAAAGTTGTCATGGCCCGGAAGAGCCTCTTTTCCAAAGGCAAAGAGGggtcagaagaagaagaaagagtcGTGGAGAAGGAGGCTCACAAGGCTATCATGGCTGTTCAGAGAGACAGCACTCATGAAACCATGTCAGAGGCAACAGTGTGTTTGCTTATGGATAGATTTGTGCCATGCTGA
- the LOC113002191 gene encoding uncharacterized protein: protein MFEPSNMWTKLKEKSETIFSSAGWNPSHLEPSQGIQEKEKSSTGLAVVAGQQHMQVHTPRLMYSEASVSMLVECFSA, encoded by the coding sequence ATGTTTGAACCAAGCAACATGTGGACCAAGCTGAAGGAAAAGAGTGAGACCATTTTCTCTAGTGCTGGCTGGAACCCCTCTCACCTTGAACCTAGCCAGGGAAttcaagaaaaggaaaagagttcAACTGGGTTGGCTGTGGTTGCTGGCCAACAACATATGCAAGTTCACACACCTAGGTTGATGTATTCCGAGGCTTCGGTTTCCATGCTTGTTGAATGCTTCAGTgcttga